ACTGTCCCTCAATTGAGTTGAGCAGATGCGACCCGTCTTGACAGCTATCAATAGAGAATTGCCTCGAGATTGCATTATTCGACACGATTCTGGGCAAGGATTCTCGACGGAAATTCCACGAGCCGAAACCGCAGCCACGCTGTCCGCCACAGTTGGCCAGCGCCACTCAATGTCTGAACAAAAGAGCAACAGTATTACTCGGTATTGCTTTGTGTGTCGGAACGAATCACAACCTTGAGGCGGCAAATGGGTTACTTTTCTATTGacataccttagtacctaggtaggtagtttatTGTTTCCACAGAGACTAATTCGACCAAGAACAACATGGGAAGATCCCTCGTACAGCAACAATATGCAAGTCATTGTCTAGAAGGAACATCTGCAATACAGTAACTGCAACATGCAACATGCAACAATGAAAACATCCATCATATATATTTCATCTGACTCAAGATGCTTTCAGGAGATCTCTGTTGGTGGCTCCCTTGATCAAGACAAGTCGCATGTCAACGTCCAGGGCGATCCCATACCCGCTTTGCGGATAACGCTCTATTTCCCCAGACTCTTTCCCCAGAATCCCAACCTTATCTCTCGGTCTGATCCTACCCATTGATTAGCCATACACAGCCTAGACTCTCGATATGTCTCCCTTGTTACCCATATAGTCCAGCAAACCCCGTACCCGACAATATACTAACCCGTCATCCGACACACTATCTACCCCCTCAATCTTGGCATCGTGGGCAGCATTATGATTCGACGCAGCTGTCacataaacttaataataaagaatattaaataaagaccCCTGCCGTTTAAATTTCTTGTTGCATTCTTCTCCTGAGTAAAGGTGTAGTCTCGGGATATCCATCATGCAACTCAAAGGTTCCGATAACGAAAAAGAGATTGGCCAAGATGGAAAGGACTTTGCCGACGAGGTACAAGTCGAGTATGCGGTCGCGCATGATGCAGCTGCTCGGGGACATCTAGCCACTGATGAGTGAGTTCCATCTCAACGTTCCCACGACATCTAATGAACTTGCTATAGGCATGGAAACCCAATCGCCAGCTTCGATGCATCAGCCGAGAAGAAGCTACGTCGCAAGATCGATTGGCACATCATGCCGACAGTCACCATCCTGTACCTCATGTGCTTCGTCGATAGAGCCAATATTGGCAATGCGCGACTAGCTGGCCTTGAAGCCGACCTTGGCCTTGCCGGCTACGACTACAACCTGTTACTAACAGTCTTTTACATTGCAAGTATACCTGGGAACCCATCCACTCTAGATCCATAATTCACTAACATGTCTCTTCACAAAAGTCTTATATCGTCTTTGAACTTCCTGCAAACATGGCATGCAAGTGGGTTGGACCCGGCTGGTTCATCCCAGCTACCTCGGTATGCTTTGGTCTTGCGTCACTAGGCACAGCCTTTGTCAACACCATGGGTGAAGCATGCGCTGTCCGATTCATACTTGGCATCTTTGAAGCTGGCATGTTGCCTGGTATTGCATACTATTTATCCCGATGGTACCGCCGCAGTGAACTCGCTTTTAGACTCGCCATCTATGTCGCCATGGGTTCCTTTGGAGGAGCTTTCGGTGGCTTGTTGGCTTCTGGAATCCTCAAGCTCGATCATTTTGGTTCTCTGACAAGATGGCGAATGATCTTTGCTATCGAAGGAATCGGCACGATCGGATTGGCACTTGTCGGATTCATCACCATGACTGATCGTCCCAGCACCGCTCGGTGGCTTaatcaagaagagaaagacttGGCTATTGCACGCATCAAGTCTGAGCGTGTGGGTGTCACagaggttcttgagaagtTCTCATGGAAGCTGGCTCGCCGAGGTATCTGCTCACCGGTCACGTTGGGAACTTCGACTATTTTCTTGTTCACAAACATTACAGTGCAGGGTCTTGCTTTCTTTGCACCCACCATTGTGAGGACTATTTACCCTGAGGCATCTGTTGTCCAACAGCAACTACGGACGGTTCCCCCTTATATCGTTGGCACTTTCTGTACCCTTGGTCTCAGCTTCCTGTCGACCATTCTCGATCGTCGCAATATCTTCATCAATGTCTCTCAACTTCCAGTTATAGCAGGTTACATCATGTTCCTCAGCAGCACAGATCGTAAGTACTGCCCAAAGACCATAACAAAAGGTAATACTAACGGACGACAGCATACGTACGCTACGCCGGGACATTCCTGATATGCGCAGGCACATTTGCGAACGGTGCTCTCTCCAATGCTCAAGTGTCAGCCAACTTGGTAACTGACACTGCCCGTGCTTCCGGCATTGGCTTGAACGTCATGTTTGGTAATGTGGGAGGATTAATCTCCACATGGTGCT
This Fusarium poae strain DAOMC 252244 chromosome 3, whole genome shotgun sequence DNA region includes the following protein-coding sequences:
- a CDS encoding hypothetical protein (TransMembrane:11 (o65-83i104-122o128-148i160-181o193-213i264-290o310-327i332-349o355-374i395-414o426-444i)), with protein sequence MQLKGSDNEKEIGQDGKDFADEVQVEYAVAHDAAARGHLATDEHGNPIASFDASAEKKLRRKIDWHIMPTVTILYLMCFVDRANIGNARLAGLEADLGLAGYDYNLLLTVFYIASTAFVNTMGEACAVRFILGIFEAGMLPGIAYYLSRWYRRSELAFRLAIYVAMGSFGGAFGGLLASGILKLDHFGSLTRWRMIFAIEGIGTIGLALVGFITMTDRPSTARWLNQEEKDLAIARIKSERVGVTEVLEKFSWKLARRGICSPVTLGTSTIFLFTNITVQGLAFFAPTIVRTIYPEASVVQQQLRTVPPYIVGTFCTLGLSFLSTILDRRNIFINVSQLPVIAGYIMFLSSTDPYVRYAGTFLICAGTFANGALSNAQVSANLVTDTARASGIGLNVMFGNVGGLISTWCFLPFDEPNYPIGNGLNLAACSSIFILTIVLHVYMTWNNNRRSMIDVSQALAGRSVEEIRDLDWKHPGFMWRQ